The nucleotide window AAAACTACTAACGGAGGCATAAAGGTTAATATGAACGACATGGACAACAAGGGGTACAAAGTTAAAGCTCAAACCGGTTTAGGTTCCGTTAGCCTGTTGATACCTGAAATGACATACAATACTGTGACTAAAAGGGGAACAGACGGAACATTTATTGAAGCTGAGAGCAAAAACTATGAACAATATGCTGAAAGGGTATACGTGAATGCTGAAACCATGAATGGGGACATTGAAGTTGTAAAATAGCAACCTAAGCACGGGGACAGTTCTTTTGGAAGCACGGGGACGGTTCTTTTGCTTCCGCTTTTTTGGAAGCAAAAGAACCGTCCCCGTGCTCCCCCCGTGCTTCTTCATTCATCATTAAAACTTCCGCCTGCAAGCTTTTCTGCCTGATCTGACGTAATTAATGCATTGATGATTTCATCAAGATCTCCGTCAAGAATGGAGTCTATTTTGTATAAAGTTAAACCAATTCTGTGGTCTGTAACTCTTCCCTGAGGGAAGTTATAAGTTCTTATTCTTTCGCTTCTGTCACCGGTACCAATCTGGCTTTTTCTCTCCTGGGCAATTTCAGAATGCTTAGCTTGCTGTGCCATTTCATAAAGTTTTGATCTTAAAATTTTCATTGCTTTATCTTTGTTTTTATGCTGAGATCTTTCGTCCTGGCATTTTACCACAATACCTGTAGGTATATGTGTAATCCTGATAGCTGAGTCGGTCTTATTTACATGCTGTCCTCCGGCTCCTCCTGCGCGGAAAGTATCTATCTGGAGGTCTGCCGGATTTATTTCTACATCAACTTCTTCCACCTCGGGAAGGACAGCAACAGTAACAGTGGAAGTGTGGATTCTTCCTCCCGCTTCGGTAACCGGTATTCTTTGAACCCTGTGAACTCCGCTTTCATATTTGAGCTTGCTGTAAGCACCTTTGCCATCAATGGAAAAAACTATTTCCTTAAAGCCTCCTATTTCTGTAGGATTGGAGTCTAATACCTCTAATTTCCAGTGGCTTCGCTCTGCATACATGGAGTACATTCTGAAGAGATCCCCGGCAAACAAGGCTGCTTCATCTCCCCCAGCTCCTCCGCGGATTTCCATTATTACACTTCTCTCATCATTAGGATCTTTGGGCATAAGGAGCAACCTTAACTCGTTAGTGATTTTTTCCAACTTCTTCTTTCCTTCTTCAAGCTCCATTTCCGCCAGTTCATGAAACTCCTTATCTTCTTTGTTCTCAAGGAGTTCCCTGGCATCCTGGATATCTTTATTTACCTTTTTGTACTCTCTGTATTTGGTAACTATTTCTTCAAGCTCAGAAAATTCTTTCATTAATTTTTTATATTCATCCTGATTCTCTATTACTAAAGGATCACTTAACTTGTGACTTATTTCTTCATATCTGTTTTCTGCAGCATCAAGCTTGTCAAACATTATTACACCTCAAATTCATAAATTATAAATTAATAATATAATAAAATAATATACATGGTTATTTTGGCGATTATCGAAGATATTATAGCATAAAACATTTTTGTTATCTATAAAACTAATATTATCTCTTCTTTTTGAATACTCATAACAATAGCAATATTAACTTCTGTATCATTTAGCCAGGTGATGTCTTTTGGAACATCTTATAAGAGTTACTGTTTATGGGTTGATTTCAGGTATAATAGGCACGGGGCTTGGTGGAATAATTGCGTTCTTTATAGGTAATGCCAGCAACCGCATACTGAGCTTTATTATTGAATTTTCAGCAGGAATAATGACTTCGGTGGTATGTTTTGAACTTATTCCTGAGGCCTTTGATCTTGGAGGAGTATATCCTGTTTTTATTGGATTGGTTTCAGGTGTAGCTGCTATTATATTAATTGAAGATTTTATTAAAAAATCTGACCTTATGGCAGGAAAATATAAGAATAGCAGTTTGTTGAAGGCTGGAATGCTAATGGCTATAGGAATAGCATTACATAACCTCCCTGAAGGATTCGCAGTGGGATCGGGATTTGAAGCTTCTACAAGGCTGGGATTTACAATAACAGGTGTAATTGTTATCCATGATATCCCGGAAGGAATTGCCATGGCTGTTCCAATGAGAGCAGGAGGAGTTTCAAAATTAAAAACTTTTGTCTACACTCTTTTGTCTGGAGTACCAATGGGAATTGGGGCTTTTATAGGGGCTGCGTTAGGGAATATATCCAGCCATATGATTGCAGCCTGTCTCAGTTTTGCAGGAGGAGCTATGCTTTATATTGTTTTGGGAGAAATGATACCTGAGTCAAAAAGAATTTATTTAGGAAGACTATCTTCGGTTGGGAACATTATTGGCATAATTTGTGGTATAATAATTTCAAAATATAACAGTTGATTTGACATATACTATGTATACTGATTGCATAATATTTGTAATTTAATATATTTGCATCTGGAGAATATGTAATTGCGAAATTTATGTTTTTTGAGGCAACCAAGATGAAAACAGAAATAATAAAACTCTATGCTGACAATATTGATATGGACAAGCTAAGATATGCTGCACAGGTCATACGGGATGGAGGACTTGTAGCTTTTCCTACAGAAACTGTTTACGGTTTGGGAGCAAATGCACTAAATGAAGAAGCGGTAAGAAAAACTTTTGAAGTAAAAGGAAGGCCGCCAGACAACCCTCTTATTGCACACATAGCGTGTAAGGATGATATAAAGATAGTATCCAAGGTTGCTTTGGAAGGATATGTTAAAAAATTAACAGACGAGTTCTGGCCGGGCCCTTTAACTCTTATAATGGAGAAAACGGACAGAGTACCCTACATAACTACAGCAGGTTTGGACACAGTTGCGGTAAGAATGCCTTCCCATCCGGTTGCCATGGCTTTAATCAAAGAGTCCGGAGTACCTATAAGTGCTCCAAGCGCAAACTCTTCAGGTAAGCCTAGTCCCACAAGAGCAGAACATGTAATAAAGGATTTGTCGGGGAAAATTGATGTAATAATAGATTCTGGAGAAACAACAGTTGGTCTTGAATCTACGGTGCTGGACATAACCACCTGGCCGCCTGTGATACTTCGGCCTGGTGGAATAACACCTTCACAGCTTTCAAGGGTATTGGGAACAGTAGAGATAGATCCAGCGATAACGGCAAAGGGAAGCGGGAATACTAATTATACTCCCAAATCTCCCGGTTTAAAATATAAGCATTATTCTCCTGAAGCAGAAGTAATCGTTATTGAAGGAAGACCTTCAGCTGTAGCTGGGGAAATTATCAGGATGGCAAAGCATTATATTGAAAAAGGTTTAAAAGTTGGAATTATGGCCACTGAACAGACTAAAAATTTCTATTATGACGACGACATAATTTGCCAAAATACTGAAATTATTTTACTTGGAGACAGGGAAAAACCCGAAACTATAGCTGCAAATTTATTCCGGGCTTTAAGGGAGTTTGATAACCGCAGGGTAAAAGTAGTACTTGCAGAAGCTGTTGAAAGCACAGGAATAGGACTTGCAATAATGAATAGATTAAATAAGGCAGCAGGTTATAATATTATTAATGTAGGGTGGTAAGAATGAAAAAAATATTGTTTGTCTGTACAGGTAATACTTGCAGAAGTCCTATGGCTCAGGAATTTTTTAATGATATTGTACAAAAGAGTCATGATCTTGAAAATAGTTTTTCTGCAATATCAGCAGGAATAGCTGCTTTTGAGGGTGCACCTGCAAGCACTAATGCCATAAAAGTTTTACAGGAAGAATGGGATATTGATCTGAGCAAACATGGTGCCACATTAATAAACCGTGACATTATATCAGACGCATATTTAGTACTTACAATGTCCAGTGAACATAAAGATTATTTACTCTATAAATATCCGGAATTCGAAAATAAAATATTTACCTTGAAAGAATTTGTCTATGATAATATAATAAATAAGAATAAATTTGAATATGATTACAACCTGAATATTAGTGATCCCTTTGGCAAGTCTATTGATGAGTATAAAAAATGTGCGGTAGAAATAAAAGAAGCTGTTGAAAAGCTGATTTCTATCCTAAAAACTAGTAGTTTTAGCTGACAGGTTAATCCAAATAATAATCAAAATCAGCAAATTTTTTTGACATTATTCTACTGTTACTATAGAATATTTTTGGAGGAGAAGACTATGATAGCTATTGGCAGTGACCATGCAGGTTACAGGTTAAAAACAGAGATTATAAAGTATTTAAAAGAGAATAATTACGAAGTTAAAGATTTTGGAACCAATGATGATTGTTGTTCGGTGGACTATCCCGATTTTGGAGAGATGGTTGCTAAAGCTGTAAGCAGCGGAGAGTGTGAAAAGGGAATAATTATATGTGGGACAGGTATAGGCATATCAATTACTGCTAACAAGGTTCCCGGTATCAGAGCTGCTCTCTGCACTGATACATATATGGCAAAAATGAGCCGTGAACACAATGATGCAAATATCCTTGCTTTAGGAGAAAGGGTTATTGGTGTTGGCGTTGCCTTGGATATTGTCGAAGCCTGGCTAAAGACAGAGTTTCAAGGTGGAAGACATCAAAGAAGAATTGATAAGATGACGGCTATTGATAGAAAATATTCCAGAACAGGAGAATAAAATTATGAAGAATGTTTTCGTATTTGATCATCCTTTAATACAACATAAAGTATCTTTGCTCAGAGATAAAAATACAAATACAAAAGAGTTCAGAGAACTGGTTGCTGAAGTATCTATGCTTATGGGCTATGAAGTAACACGTGATTTACCTTTAAAAGAGATAGAGGTTGAAACACCTGTTGGTATTGCTAAAACAAAAGTAATATCAGGGAAAAAACTGGGCCTGGTGCCTGTATTAAGAGCCGGCCTGGGTATGGTAAGCGGCATGCTTGACTTGGTTCCAATGGCAAAGGTTGGACATATAGGACTTTATAGGGATCCTGAAACTCTACAACCTGTAGAGTATTATTGTAAGCTCCCCACTGATGTTGAGGAAAGAGACATAGTAGTTTTAGATCCAATGCTTGCAACAGGTGGTTCCGCTTCAGCTGCAATAAGCTTCCTGAAAAAAAGAGGAGTGAAAAACATTAAGCTCATGTGCATTATTGCTGCTAATGCGGGTATAGAAAGAATTAATAAAGATCATCCTGACGTAGCAATATATTGTGCTGCTGTTGATAAAGAGTTAAATGATCATGCTTATATAGTACCGGGACTCGGAGATGCAGGAGACAGGCTTTTTGGCACAAAATAGATTTCGGTAATTTACACTGGGGGAAAATGTATGAGGCCTTCATGGGATGAATACTTTATGGAGATTGTTGAAATAGTTAAGACACGCTCAACTTGTTTAAGACGACAGGTAGGTGCCATAATAGTAAAGGATAAACGAATTCTTGCCAGTGGATATAACGGGGCTCCGGTTGGATGTAAGCATTGTTCAGAGGTTGGTTGTATTAGAGAAAAATTACAGGTACCCTCCGGTCAAAGACATGAGCTTTGCAGGGCAACACATGCTGAACAAAATGCAATTGTTCAGGCTGCCTATTCAGGAACCAGCGTTAAGGGAGGCATAATGTACATAACTCATCAACCCTGCGTTATGTGTGCGAAAATGATAATTAATGCAGGCATAAGTAAAATTGTATTCAAGGGTGAATATCCTGATGAGTTAGCAATGAGCCTTTTACAAGAAGCTGGTGTCAGGGTAGTTAAAGTGTAGTTGTATGCAATAATGTTTAACGGGGTATAATGTATACTAAAAATGTATACTAAAAGTATACCCTTTACTTTACAAAAGAAGGTGCTTTAATTTGTATATAGAGTATTTAATTTCTATTATTCTTGCATTTATAGTATCTTTTTCAGCTACACCTGTAGCTAAAAAGATTGCTTTTAAAATAGGTGCGGTTGATTATCCCAAAGATGCCAGACGCATTCATAATAAACCAATTGCGCTTTTTGGTGGCGCTGCAATTATAACTGGTTTTTTAATAACTATTTTTTATAACTTAATAGTAGAGACTGATATTTTTATACCTGACCGCAG belongs to Clostridiaceae bacterium and includes:
- the prfA gene encoding peptide chain release factor 1 encodes the protein MFDKLDAAENRYEEISHKLSDPLVIENQDEYKKLMKEFSELEEIVTKYREYKKVNKDIQDARELLENKEDKEFHELAEMELEEGKKKLEKITNELRLLLMPKDPNDERSVIMEIRGGAGGDEAALFAGDLFRMYSMYAERSHWKLEVLDSNPTEIGGFKEIVFSIDGKGAYSKLKYESGVHRVQRIPVTEAGGRIHTSTVTVAVLPEVEEVDVEINPADLQIDTFRAGGAGGQHVNKTDSAIRITHIPTGIVVKCQDERSQHKNKDKAMKILRSKLYEMAQQAKHSEIAQERKSQIGTGDRSERIRTYNFPQGRVTDHRIGLTLYKIDSILDGDLDEIINALITSDQAEKLAGGSFNDE
- a CDS encoding ZIP family metal transporter yields the protein MEHLIRVTVYGLISGIIGTGLGGIIAFFIGNASNRILSFIIEFSAGIMTSVVCFELIPEAFDLGGVYPVFIGLVSGVAAIILIEDFIKKSDLMAGKYKNSSLLKAGMLMAIGIALHNLPEGFAVGSGFEASTRLGFTITGVIVIHDIPEGIAMAVPMRAGGVSKLKTFVYTLLSGVPMGIGAFIGAALGNISSHMIAACLSFAGGAMLYIVLGEMIPESKRIYLGRLSSVGNIIGIICGIIISKYNS
- a CDS encoding threonylcarbamoyl-AMP synthase, whose translation is MKTEIIKLYADNIDMDKLRYAAQVIRDGGLVAFPTETVYGLGANALNEEAVRKTFEVKGRPPDNPLIAHIACKDDIKIVSKVALEGYVKKLTDEFWPGPLTLIMEKTDRVPYITTAGLDTVAVRMPSHPVAMALIKESGVPISAPSANSSGKPSPTRAEHVIKDLSGKIDVIIDSGETTVGLESTVLDITTWPPVILRPGGITPSQLSRVLGTVEIDPAITAKGSGNTNYTPKSPGLKYKHYSPEAEVIVIEGRPSAVAGEIIRMAKHYIEKGLKVGIMATEQTKNFYYDDDIICQNTEIILLGDREKPETIAANLFRALREFDNRRVKVVLAEAVESTGIGLAIMNRLNKAAGYNIINVGW
- a CDS encoding low molecular weight protein arginine phosphatase → MKKILFVCTGNTCRSPMAQEFFNDIVQKSHDLENSFSAISAGIAAFEGAPASTNAIKVLQEEWDIDLSKHGATLINRDIISDAYLVLTMSSEHKDYLLYKYPEFENKIFTLKEFVYDNIINKNKFEYDYNLNISDPFGKSIDEYKKCAVEIKEAVEKLISILKTSSFS
- the rpiB gene encoding ribose 5-phosphate isomerase B, coding for MIAIGSDHAGYRLKTEIIKYLKENNYEVKDFGTNDDCCSVDYPDFGEMVAKAVSSGECEKGIIICGTGIGISITANKVPGIRAALCTDTYMAKMSREHNDANILALGERVIGVGVALDIVEAWLKTEFQGGRHQRRIDKMTAIDRKYSRTGE
- the upp gene encoding uracil phosphoribosyltransferase, giving the protein MKNVFVFDHPLIQHKVSLLRDKNTNTKEFRELVAEVSMLMGYEVTRDLPLKEIEVETPVGIAKTKVISGKKLGLVPVLRAGLGMVSGMLDLVPMAKVGHIGLYRDPETLQPVEYYCKLPTDVEERDIVVLDPMLATGGSASAAISFLKKRGVKNIKLMCIIAANAGIERINKDHPDVAIYCAAVDKELNDHAYIVPGLGDAGDRLFGTK
- a CDS encoding cytidine deaminase; the protein is MRPSWDEYFMEIVEIVKTRSTCLRRQVGAIIVKDKRILASGYNGAPVGCKHCSEVGCIREKLQVPSGQRHELCRATHAEQNAIVQAAYSGTSVKGGIMYITHQPCVMCAKMIINAGISKIVFKGEYPDELAMSLLQEAGVRVVKV